One Rosa chinensis cultivar Old Blush chromosome 5, RchiOBHm-V2, whole genome shotgun sequence genomic region harbors:
- the LOC112165919 gene encoding F-box/kelch-repeat protein At3g06240 yields the protein MSSCVVDLPEDIIVKILCRLPVKSLIRFTCVSKRWRSLIISDPKFGKSHFQFASQQKTLRRKVLLTSYPAVIEPGSTPNACYDGSWKKWAEDKFITLFQSLDDKFSVKNFTFPSEEIEDLEEMGSCNGLVLVGRPCRDHYKSLFIWNPSTGFFRKIPHPSFRMKSGRYFLNYGFGHVSASDDYKLVSVVPAPNDMLEVHIFSLSANIWKVITAPYSSYPCWVNRHGTFSNGAIHWVTPCGNKTLDPVIYAFSLAEEEFRRVPLPPVLWQNEEDRNPTKITTLVHLGGYLCIWSRKCFDTQGGEVWAMTEYGVPESWVKLFQFNIHDFRNVFDVEQSPWDLCFITEGDTMVLRLNKELLWIECRNEEKPVCSGRYRLEKVQPKLSNLAFYFRATIYDETLVSVAE from the coding sequence ATGTCGAGCTGCGTCGTGGATCTCCCTGAAGATATTATAGTAAAGATTCTGTGCCGTTTGCCGGTCAAGTCTTTGATCCGGTTCACTTGTGTCTCGAAACGGTGGCGTTCTCTGATCATTTCTGATCCTAAATTTGGAAAGTCTCACTTCCAATTTGCTTCTCAGCAGAAAACCCTCCGTAGAAAAGTCCTCCTCACCTCCTACCCTGCAGTCATAGAGCCAGGTTCGACGCCCAATGCTTGTTACGATGGCAGTTGGAAGAAATGGGCTGAGGATAAGTTCATCACTCTATTTCAGTCTTTAGATGATAAGTTTTCAGTTAAGAATTTCACATTCCCATCTGAGGAGATTGAGGATTTGGAAGAAATGGGCTCCTGTAATGGTTTGGTACTTGTTGGCCGACCCTGTCGCGATCATTACAAGAGCTTGTTTATCTGGAACCCATCTACTGGATTCTTCCGCAAGATACCTCATCCAAGTTTCAGGATGAAGTCAGGTAGATACTTTTTGAATTATGGTTTTGGTCATGTGTCCGCCAGCGACGACTACAAACTTGTCTCCGTAGTGCCTGCCCCCAATGATATGCTGGAAGTCCATATCTTCTCTCTGAGTGCCAACATTTGGAAAGTTATTACAGCTCCTTACTCGTCATACCCATGCTGGGTCAATAGACACGGGACTTTTTCAAATGGAGCAATTCACTGGGTCACTCCCTGCGGAAATAAGACTTTGGACCCAGTTATATATGCTTTTAGTTTGGCCGAGGAGGAGTTCCGGCGAGTGCCATTGCCACCTGTTTTGTGGCAAAATGAAGAAGACAGAAATCCGACAAAGATAACAACTCTGGTTCATTTAGGAGGATACCTTTGCATATGGTCTCGGAAGTGTTTTGATACTCAGGGAGGTGAAGTTTGGGCGATGACAGAGTATGGGGTGCCTGAATCTTGGGTTAAACTCTTTCAATTTAATATACACGATTTCCGCAATGTATTTGATGTAGAACAGAGTCCATGGGATCTGTGTTTTATTACAGAAGGCGATACGATGGTGTTAAGACTGAATAAGGAGTTGTTATGGATTGAATGCCGTAATGAAGAGAAGCCAGTCTGCAGTGGAAGGTATAGGCTTGAGAAGGTACAACCTAAGCTGTCAAACCTGGCGTTTTATTTTCGTGCGACCATATATGATGAAACTCTAGTTTCTGTAGCTGAATGA
- the LOC112164231 gene encoding serine--glyoxylate aminotransferase: MDNVYALGRNHLFVPGPVNILEPVLRAMNRNNEDYGSPTVSAMTKVLLEDVKNIFKTATGTPFMISTTGTGAWESALTNTLSPGDRIVSFLIGQFSLLWIDQRQRVNFNVDVVESEWGQGANLDIQASKSVDATAHTIKAVCIVYNETATGVTNNLATVRKILDHYRHPTFFLVDGMSSICALDFRIDEWGVDVALTGSQKALSLPTGIGIACASPKALSCPFGTSSTPNPGYVLNNGIGNDILAGTFSAQDQAYNQHSMLTRAQNEIVKKLTFQDFCAYDGSAYFNGFTCQ; the protein is encoded by the coding sequence ATGGACAATGTTTACGCACTAGGAAGGAACCATCTCTTTGTTCCAGGGCCAGTCAATATCTTGGAACCCGTCCTTCGGGCAATGAACAGAAACAATGAGGACTATGGTTCTCCAACTGTTTCAGCAATGACAAAAGTCCTGCTCGAGGATGTCAAGAATATTTTCAAGACTGCTACCGGAACTCCATTTATGATCTCTACCACAGGTACTGGTGCATGGGAGAGTGCACTTACAAATACATTGTCCCCTGGAGATCGGATTGTATCTTTCCTGATTGGCCAATTCAGTTTGTTGTGGATTGATCAACGGCAGCGCGTTAATTTCAATGTCGATGTTGTGGAAAGTGAATGGGGCCAAGGTGCCAACCTTGACATCCAGGCATCAAAAAGTGTCGATGCCACTGCACACACTATAAAGGCAGTATGCATTGTTTACAATGAAACGGCAACTGGAGTTACCAATAACTTGGCTACAGTGAGAAAAATACTTGACCACTACAGGCATCCGACTTTCTTTCTTGTTGATGGAATGTCTTCCATATGTGCTCTGGATTTCCGTATAGATGAATGGGGAGTAGATGTAGCCTTAACTGGCTCCCAGAAAGCTCTTTCCCTTCCCACTGGCATAGGGATTGCATGTGCAAGCCCCAAAGCTCTTTCCTGCCCATTTGGTACTTCTTCAACTCCTAATCCTGGATATGTGTTGAATAATGGTATTGGTAATGATATTCTTGCTGGAACTTTTTCTGCTCAAGATCAAGCATATAATCAACATTCCATGCTTACCAGAGCCCAAAATGAAATTGTCAAGAAGCTAACATTTCAAGATTTTTGTGCTTATGATGGGTCTGCGTACTTCAATGGCTTTACTTGTCAATAA
- the LOC112164232 gene encoding F-box/kelch-repeat protein At3g06240, protein MSSCFDLPEDIVVKILCRLPVKSLIRFTCVSKRWCSITSMIISDPKFGKSHFQLASQQRALRRKVLLTSYPTVREPGPRPNACYDPNSKLPPRFQSLEDKYLVKNFTFPSKKNAYTEEMGSCNGLVLVGNPCFGGYENLSIWNLSTGFFRKIPSPSVREKLIKSATDQAYRYFINFGFGHELASDDYKLVFILCALGQLVEVHIFSMRANIWKAITAPHLSRADWDSGQGTFSNGAIHRVVHCRSESSDPVIYAFDLAEEEFRQVPLPPVLWQNEEDRNPTEITTLVHLGGYLCIWSRKRYNPDKGEVWAMTEYGVPESWVKLFNFRVPDLPDVFASLYSTWDLCFITESGTMVISLSKELFWIECHNDEKPICSGRYRLEEVHPEVPGCVFHFHATAYDETLLSVAE, encoded by the coding sequence ATGTCGAGCTGCTTCGATCTCCCCGAAGATATTGTAGTCAAGATTCTGTGCCGGTTGCCGGTCAAATCTTTGATCCGGTTCACTTGTGTCTCGAAGCGGTGGTGTTCTATCACTTCTATGATCATTTCTGATCCTAAATTTGGAAAATCTCACTTCCAACTTGCTTCTCAGCAGAGAGCTCTCCGTAGAAAAGTCCTCCTCACCTCCTACCCTACAGTCAGAGAGCCAGGTCCGAGGCCCAATGCTTGTTACGATCCCAATTCGAAGTTACCCCCTCGATTTCAATCTTTAGAGGATAAGTATTTAGTCAAGAATTTCACATTCCCATCCAAGAAGAATGCTTATACGGAAGAAATGGGCTCCTGCAATGGTTTGGTACTTGTAGGCAATCCTTGTTTCGGTGGCTACGAAAACTTGTCTATCTGGAACCTATCCACTGGATTCTTCCGCAAGATACCCAGTCCAAGTGTCCGCGAGAAGCTAATAAAATCAGCAACAGATCAAGCGTACCGGTACTTCAtaaattttggttttggtcaTGAGTTGGCCAGTGACGACTACAAACTTGTTTTCATATTATGCGCCCTCGGTCAGCTGGTGGAAGTCCATATCTTCTCTATGAGAGCTAACATTTGGAAAGCTATTACAGCTCCTCACTTGTCAAGAGCGGACTGGGACAGTGGACAGGGCACTTTTTCAAATGGAGCAATTCACAGGGTCGTTCACTGCAGAAGTGAGAGTTCTGACCCAGTTATCTATGCTTTTGACTTGGCAGAGGAGGAGTTTCGGCAAGTGCCATTGCCGCCTGTTTTGTGGCAAAATGAAGAAGACAGGAATCCGACCGAGATAACAACTCTGGTTCATTTAGGTGGATACCTCTGCATATGGTCTCGGAAGCGTTATAATCCCGACAAAGGTGAAGTTTGGGCGATGACAGAGTATGGGGTGCCTGAATCTTGGGTTAAACTCTTTAATTTTAGAGTACCAGATTTACCAGATGTCTTTGCTTCATTATACAGTACATGGGATCTGTGTTTCATTACAGAAAGCGGTACAATGGTGATAAGCCTGAGTAAGGAGTTGTTTTGGATTGAATGCCATAATGATGAAAAGCCGATCTGCAGCGGACGGTATAGGCTTGAGGAGGTTCACCCTGAGGTGCCGGGGTGTGTATTTCATTTTCATGCGACCGCTTATGATGAAACTTTACTTTCTGTAGCTGAATGA
- the LOC112164233 gene encoding F-box/kelch-repeat protein At3g06240, producing MSMSKTQEESFDLHEDVIVKILCRLPVKSLIRFTCVSKRWRSIIISDPQFGKSHLQLASQQGSLCQKVLICIYPTDKTVEGRIPNRFEDNMPWFPSRFQSLEGYSSVNNLTFPSEEKSQRVMASCNGLVLLGESYKSYFKNLSIWNPSTGFFRKIPAPSFGVEMTKSTEEKKNCSFLYHGFGQVSSTDDYKLVFTKPALGDFVEVHVFSLRANVWKVIKSPSSLTGWIDGQGAVSNGAIHWVNYPTGGKIEPTMVAFDLAEEEFRQVPLPVFNQNEDDTHVTCVRTHVLLGGCLGVWSADPYGYRTFWVMREYDVPESWVKLIQLGRDDLPDEFTSCPSWEPSFVTEGGTVMIKLLGKERRFITEDGTVYMIKLPGKNELVWIDCHQEENTVCRAHYRLEEVPECTIFDITVYDETLVSVPE from the coding sequence ATGTCAATGTCAAAGACACAAGAGGAGAGCTTTGATCTCCATGAAGATGTTATAGTGAAAATTCTTTGTCGGTTGCCGGTCAAGTCCTTGATCCGGTTCACTTGTGTGTCGAAACGGTGGCGTTCTATTATCATTTCTGATCCTCAATTTGGCAAGTCTCACCTTCAACTAGCATCACAGCAGGGCAGCCTCTGTCAAAAAGTCCTCATCTGCATCTACCCTACAGATAAAACCGTAGAAGGTCGAATTCCCAATCGTTTTGAAGATAACATGCCTTGGTTTCCCTCTCGATTTCAATCCTTGGAAGGTTATTCTTCAGTCAATAATCTCACCTTCCCGTCGGAGGAGAAGAGCCAACGAGTAATGGCCTCGTGCAATGGTTTGGTACTTCTCGGTGAATCCTATAAAAGTTATTTTAAGAACTTGTCTATCTGGAATCCATCAACTGGATTTTTCCGCAAAATACCTGCTCCAAGTTTTGGGGTTGAGATGACAAAATCAACAGAGGAGAAAAAGAACTGTAGCTTTTTATATCATGGTTTTGGTCAAGTGTCATCCACTGACGACTACAAGCTTGTTTTCACAAAACCTGCTCTCGGTGATTTTGTTGAAGTTCATGTGTTCTCACTCAGAGCCAACGTTTGGAAAGTTATTAAATCTCCCTCTTCATTGACCGGCTGGATTGACGGACAGGGGGCTGTTTCAAATGGAGCGATTCATTGGGTCAACTATCCAACAGGTGGGAAAATAGAACCAACTATGGTTGCTTTTGATTTAGCAGAGGAGGAGTTCCGGCAAGTGCCATTACCTGTTTTCAACCAAAATGAAGATGACACGCATGTGACTTGTGTAAGAACTCACGTTCTTTTAGGAGGGTGCCTTGGTGTATGGTCTGCGGATCCTTATGGGTATAGAACATTTTGGGTGATGAGAGAGTATGATGTGCCTGAATCTTGGGTTAAACTCATTCAATTGGGTCGAGATGATTTACCAGATGAGTTCACTTCATGCCCTAGCTGGGAACCTAGTTTCGTTACAGAAGGCGGTACAGTTATGATCAAACTGCTTGGCAAAGAACGTAGATTTATTACAGAAGACGGTACAGTATATATGATCAAACTGCCTGGTAAGAATGAGTTGGTCTGGATTGATTGCCATCAAGAAGAGAATACAGTGTGCCGCGCCCATTATAGACTTGAGGAGGTGCCTGAGTGTACGATATTTGACATAACTGTATATGATGAAACTTTAGTTTCAGTACCTGAATGA